TTTGTGAAGGAATGTAACATTAGAAGTGAAATTGAATGCGTGAGTTTCTCTAATAAAGAACTGTTCCAACCTTTGTTACTTGTAGGGACAATGAGAGAAATCGGGGACCGAGTAGTTTTCCTCGTGAGGGCACAGGCTCCAGCAAGCGTCTCTAATCCTTCATAAGAGTTTCCAAGTAGGCAGAACACCTCGCGAAACTCCACCCTATAATTTTATAAATCAACAAGACATTAGGGAAATTTTTGAGGTGAGCGATCTAGATTGTTCCAGACCAATCAGCAATGCCCTAGCGGGTATATTCCTCTCGGCCCTCATTGTGCTGACGGCTTCATCTGAGGTGGAGGCTCAAGTAACCCCCACCGTACAGGGACCGGGTTCAGCTAACTTCAATCCCGGCAGCCTGCCTGCAACTTCTCCTTACATTATGGGAGGAGGAGACTTGATTCGAATTGATAACTTTCAAATTCCCGAATACAGCGGAGAATACCTGCTCCCGCCAGACGGTGTGATCAACTTGCCTGAAGTGGGCAGCGTCTCTCTCCAGGGATTAACATTAGAACAGGCTAATGACACGATTACAGCCATGTACAATCAGATCCTTAGACGACCCCGAATAGCAGTCAAGCTTCTGAGACCTCGCGCCCTAACAATTGTAGTTGCCGGTGAGGTGAATACCCCAGGCTCCTACATCATTTCCCGGGAAGATCAAAGATTTCCTGGCTTGCGCGCTCCAACCGTAACAGATGTTATTGAACTCGCTGGGGGAGTCACCCAAGAGGCTGACATGACTCAGATTGAGGTTCGTCGAACTCAAAGCGGGAATGCAGAGCAAATTATCCGCATCAACCTATGGCAATTTTTGCAGCAAGGAGCTCGTGAAGAAAACATCTCATTGCTAGATGGAGATACGATCATAGTACCTACAGCAGAAAATGTCTCTATGGCTCAAAGCCGAGAAGTAGCAACTTCTAGCTTGGCTCTAGATCTAGCTGCACCCCGCACTGTTGCTGTAGTGGGTGAAGTAACTCAGCCTGGAGTCTATGTGGTACTAGGAGGAGACATAGAATCAACGCGAGTCCCCTTAGGACTTCCTACCGTGACACGAGCCCTCGAACTCGCTGGGGGAACGACATTAACGGCAGATATTAGTCAGATTCAAGTTCGTCGTCCCACTAAAACAGGAGGTGAACGGATCTTTGATGTGGACCTATGGCAGTTATTGCAAAATGGGGATCTTTCTCAAGATCTGATCTTGCAGGACGGAGATACGATCATTATTCCCACTGCTCGTGAAGTAAACCCCCAGCTAGCACAGCAGTTAGGCTCAGCTAAATTTGGAATGGACTTGACTACACCGCGCACTGTTGTGGTCGTAGGTGAAGTGAATCGTCCAGGCTCCTACATTGTTTTCGGGGGCGAATCACCCGCCAACCGAACTCCGGTAGGATTGCCCACGGTCACTCGAGCGATTCAACTGGCTGGTGGCATCACACCCGATGCAGATCTGCGCCGGATTCAAATAAGCCGCCCGACCCAAACCGGAGGACAACAAGTTTTTACAGCTAACCTGTGGCAACTCTTGCAAGTAGGAGATTTTAGTCAAGATCAGATTTTGCAAGAGGGAGATACTATTTTTATTCCCACTGCCAGCGAAATCAGTCCGGCAGAAGCCCAAACTATAGCAAGTTCGAGTATTGCTCCGGCTAATATTCAAGTTTATGTAGTGGGACCTACCGGCGATCCCAGGTTTTTTACGCCGACTGCTTTACAGGTGTCATCGAGTACCTCCTTGAATCAAGCCCTATTCGCAGCAGGAGGACTAGATAATCCTCGGGCACAAG
This sequence is a window from Laspinema palackyanum D2c. Protein-coding genes within it:
- a CDS encoding SLBB domain-containing protein — protein: MSDLDCSRPISNALAGIFLSALIVLTASSEVEAQVTPTVQGPGSANFNPGSLPATSPYIMGGGDLIRIDNFQIPEYSGEYLLPPDGVINLPEVGSVSLQGLTLEQANDTITAMYNQILRRPRIAVKLLRPRALTIVVAGEVNTPGSYIISREDQRFPGLRAPTVTDVIELAGGVTQEADMTQIEVRRTQSGNAEQIIRINLWQFLQQGAREENISLLDGDTIIVPTAENVSMAQSREVATSSLALDLAAPRTVAVVGEVTQPGVYVVLGGDIESTRVPLGLPTVTRALELAGGTTLTADISQIQVRRPTKTGGERIFDVDLWQLLQNGDLSQDLILQDGDTIIIPTAREVNPQLAQQLGSAKFGMDLTTPRTVVVVGEVNRPGSYIVFGGESPANRTPVGLPTVTRAIQLAGGITPDADLRRIQISRPTQTGGQQVFTANLWQLLQVGDFSQDQILQEGDTIFIPTASEISPAEAQTIASSSIAPANIQVYVVGPTGDPRFFTPTALQVSSSTSLNQALFAAGGLDNPRAQGTSVELIRQNPNGTISQKIVTLDFSAQINEVTNPLLRNNDIIVVSRSGVTRFAEGLQNALGSIVTLRQVFEGPMQALRFLEMLGIIRLPEE